The following are encoded in a window of Bdellovibrio svalbardensis genomic DNA:
- a CDS encoding TraR/DksA family transcriptional regulator, which produces MNATELQIKDLENLIGNLKESLLFQKASILNKSHEFKAEQSSVSAHGDEAEIASLDASNNISIHLHERDRTALYSIERALGKISDGTYGQCEACGEMIAARRLQARPFTALCIDCMEEQESHSNIYQ; this is translated from the coding sequence ATGAACGCAACCGAACTGCAAATCAAAGATTTAGAGAACTTAATCGGAAACTTAAAAGAGTCGCTGCTTTTTCAAAAAGCTTCGATCCTAAATAAGTCACACGAATTCAAAGCGGAACAGTCCTCTGTTTCAGCTCATGGCGATGAGGCTGAGATTGCTTCATTGGATGCCAGCAACAACATCTCCATTCATTTGCATGAAAGAGATCGTACAGCGCTTTATTCAATTGAAAGAGCGTTGGGCAAAATCAGTGATGGAACTTACGGCCAATGTGAGGCTTGCGGCGAGATGATCGCAGCACGCAGACTTCAGGCTAGACCATTCACAGCCCTTTGTATTGATTGCATGGAAGAACAAGAAAGCCATTCGAATATTTACCAGTAA
- a CDS encoding patatin-like phospholipase family protein, whose translation MRIKDKKKVALVLSGGGIKAAAFHIGVCLALQEKGFKFAGGTKEMVRQNTNEDDPMTIRCYVGSSAGAFVASILGAGYPVESLINAFQIGSGTNPSFDKSDLRYLKPISYRDIFNLNSSGLLKFIPRTLLDKTLVSGGIESLLKNGLKLNGLFSTRGIESYLRKEVLIDNDFARLGVELFIVGTQLNHSRKAIFGNFHESFKTSNTKYINYSTISEAVAASTSLPPVFAPYGIKRPDGKEIFYYDGEIRDTLSTHVAADNGADLVISSYSIQPYHYTEEMGSLHKYGIPLILNQALYQVVQQKIAKHIQNQTDIKNIYNAVDGYLKQADVPNEHREKLLQIIREKVNHRPEVDYIYIAPRPQNYEMFFVDHFSLNPEILARIVRIGFKSAINILRQHDI comes from the coding sequence ATGCGTATTAAAGATAAAAAGAAAGTAGCCCTGGTATTAAGTGGAGGAGGCATCAAAGCCGCCGCCTTCCATATTGGCGTTTGCTTAGCTTTACAGGAAAAAGGTTTCAAGTTCGCTGGTGGCACTAAAGAGATGGTGCGTCAAAACACGAACGAAGACGATCCCATGACCATTCGTTGTTATGTCGGGTCTAGCGCTGGAGCTTTTGTCGCTTCGATTTTGGGTGCTGGCTATCCAGTGGAATCTTTGATTAACGCCTTTCAAATCGGATCTGGAACTAATCCTTCTTTCGATAAATCAGATCTTCGTTATTTGAAGCCGATTTCTTATCGCGATATTTTCAATTTGAATTCAAGCGGTCTCTTGAAGTTTATTCCCCGCACTCTGTTGGATAAAACCTTGGTGAGCGGAGGCATTGAGTCTCTTCTGAAAAACGGTTTGAAACTCAACGGCCTGTTTTCAACCCGCGGAATTGAAAGTTATCTGCGTAAGGAGGTCCTCATCGACAACGACTTCGCTCGTTTAGGTGTGGAACTGTTCATCGTAGGTACACAACTCAATCACTCAAGGAAAGCTATCTTCGGGAATTTCCACGAGTCTTTCAAAACTAGTAATACCAAGTACATCAATTATTCAACCATCAGTGAGGCGGTAGCAGCCTCCACGTCCTTACCACCCGTGTTTGCTCCTTATGGAATCAAACGCCCTGATGGCAAAGAGATCTTCTATTATGATGGCGAGATCAGGGACACCCTTTCAACTCACGTAGCTGCTGATAACGGAGCTGACTTAGTCATTTCCTCTTACTCAATTCAGCCTTACCACTACACCGAAGAGATGGGTTCCCTGCACAAGTACGGAATCCCTTTGATATTGAACCAAGCTTTGTATCAGGTCGTACAACAGAAGATTGCCAAGCATATCCAAAACCAAACCGACATCAAAAACATCTACAACGCTGTCGATGGTTACTTAAAACAAGCCGATGTTCCAAATGAACACCGTGAAAAGCTCCTACAAATCATACGGGAAAAGGTAAACCACCGCCCCGAAGTAGATTACATCTACATCGCCCCTCGCCCACAAAACTACGAAATGTTCTTCGTCGACCATTTCAGTCTCAACCCCGAAATCCTGGCCCGCATAGTCCGAATCGGCTTCAAATCAGCCATCAATATCCTCCGCCAACACGACATCTAA
- a CDS encoding penicillin-binding protein activator yields the protein MILNRNLSLITAACLLVSCTTVATKKPEIKPTTAAAAGKKGKRVGGMTSSKGPATQTLPAAPTVQTADPMANLKKLVMESITAPTKPEQESYRLQAIEIVDNKLNEKQLEEVADNSDYGYLRGNAMYRLGEKALEARDASKAKKYFTGVIEYLPGSDLAARSQDIISQLEATRNVEAKTVGVVLPLSGKNAPVGQRALRGLEMGLGLNLPGSSFKLAVMDSEGNPDSARRGVERLVKEDNVIAVVGSLLSKTAPAVAAKSDELGVPSIALSQRSGLTEIGPTVFRNSLTSEMQVRYLVRTAMDDLGMKKFAILYPNDQYGIEFSNIFWDEVLARGGQVTAVQTYSTKETDFRLVIQRLVGTYYGEARQDEFNLRLKEMQKSDKKRSARKDNVETILPPVTDFDGIFIPDSAKSLGQIAAMLAFNDVRGVKLMGTNLWNTPGLAKRAGNFANNLMFVDSLAPNTQEQSRFVNEYKSLYNESPSLIEIQAYDAGLILRQLIASGADSRQDLVKKLTELKKFPGALGPLSMSPDREIERPVTALTVEKGEITPLKVRK from the coding sequence ATGATTTTGAATAGAAATCTCTCATTGATTACCGCAGCCTGCCTACTTGTTTCATGCACGACTGTTGCCACAAAAAAGCCGGAAATCAAGCCCACGACGGCGGCCGCTGCGGGAAAAAAAGGAAAGCGTGTTGGCGGCATGACTTCCAGCAAAGGTCCCGCAACTCAAACTCTTCCGGCTGCTCCGACTGTGCAAACAGCGGACCCTATGGCGAATTTGAAAAAACTGGTTATGGAGTCGATTACAGCTCCTACCAAACCAGAGCAGGAATCCTATCGCCTTCAAGCAATTGAAATCGTCGACAACAAACTCAATGAAAAGCAGCTCGAAGAAGTCGCGGACAACTCAGACTATGGATACTTGCGCGGAAACGCCATGTATCGCCTGGGTGAGAAAGCTCTTGAAGCTCGCGATGCCAGCAAAGCTAAAAAATATTTCACCGGTGTCATTGAATATCTGCCCGGAAGTGATTTGGCGGCAAGATCGCAAGATATTATTTCGCAACTTGAAGCCACACGTAATGTTGAAGCAAAAACCGTCGGCGTTGTCCTGCCCCTCAGCGGAAAGAACGCTCCTGTCGGTCAAAGAGCTTTGCGCGGCCTGGAAATGGGTCTAGGTCTTAATTTGCCGGGATCTAGCTTCAAGCTGGCCGTGATGGACAGCGAAGGGAATCCTGACTCCGCAAGACGCGGTGTCGAGCGTTTGGTTAAGGAAGACAATGTCATCGCAGTCGTTGGAAGCTTGTTGAGCAAGACCGCACCCGCTGTCGCTGCAAAATCTGACGAGCTGGGCGTCCCGTCCATTGCCCTGTCGCAAAGATCCGGTTTGACTGAGATCGGCCCGACAGTCTTTAGAAATTCACTCACCAGTGAAATGCAGGTTCGCTATCTAGTTCGCACAGCTATGGACGATCTGGGCATGAAAAAGTTTGCTATTCTTTATCCCAATGATCAGTACGGGATTGAGTTCTCGAATATCTTCTGGGATGAGGTGTTGGCGCGTGGAGGTCAAGTGACCGCAGTGCAAACATACTCCACCAAAGAAACAGATTTCCGCCTTGTCATTCAACGTTTAGTTGGAACCTACTATGGCGAGGCTCGCCAAGATGAATTTAATCTTCGTCTGAAGGAAATGCAGAAGTCTGATAAAAAGCGTTCTGCTCGTAAAGACAATGTTGAAACCATCCTTCCACCCGTGACTGATTTCGATGGAATCTTTATTCCTGATAGCGCAAAGTCCCTGGGACAAATCGCTGCAATGTTGGCCTTCAATGATGTGCGCGGCGTGAAGTTGATGGGTACAAACTTGTGGAACACCCCAGGTCTTGCAAAACGCGCTGGTAATTTCGCAAATAATCTAATGTTCGTGGACAGCCTTGCGCCGAACACTCAAGAACAGTCCCGCTTCGTGAATGAATATAAGTCTCTATATAACGAGAGCCCTTCACTTATTGAAATCCAAGCTTATGATGCTGGCCTTATTCTTCGCCAACTCATCGCCTCTGGGGCTGATTCACGTCAGGATCTCGTTAAGAAGCTCACAGAGCTTAAAAAGTTCCCAGGTGCCCTTGGACCTCTAAGTATGAGTCCGGACAGGGAAATTGAGCGTCCTGTGACGGCTTTAACCGTCGAAAAAGGTGAAATCACTCCCTTAAAAGTTCGTAAATAG
- the hemW gene encoding radical SAM family heme chaperone HemW, with amino-acid sequence MAFGIYVHIPYCIQRCTYCDFATYEQSKILPPDQYVDLLFEEIRQKHRYYKPQSVDTIYFGGGTPSLIPAHLIVAVIKELGRYGFTTRPDTEITIEINPATVSEEKLKIYLDAGVNRFSVGAQTFDDRLLKMVHREHSAKQTLETLDLLRKHNLNFSFDILFALPSQTLEGLKNDVRIAVEQGAKHISPYCLTVPDGHPLSKGRAIDDEQVDMFDFIAQELTEHGFKQYEISNFALPGHESRHNMLYWIDEPYWGIGLSSHSYTKESPWGTRYWNINSIGEYKKQILEHQGKEFTSPALHLPSDQFEALEMHQALTDFCHTSMRLMRGLNERTLQEKFPATVFHQVSSIMNKLTDRGWVQHDGTNWSLTRDGLVISNKVFQELTFLKEDI; translated from the coding sequence ATGGCTTTCGGCATTTACGTTCATATTCCTTACTGTATTCAGCGCTGCACTTATTGTGACTTCGCGACTTACGAGCAAAGTAAAATTTTGCCGCCGGATCAGTACGTCGATCTACTGTTTGAGGAGATTCGCCAAAAGCATCGCTATTACAAACCTCAAAGCGTAGATACCATCTACTTCGGTGGTGGCACTCCGAGCCTGATCCCTGCTCACCTTATTGTAGCGGTTATCAAAGAGCTGGGTAGATATGGCTTTACAACTAGACCTGACACAGAGATCACCATCGAGATCAATCCGGCAACAGTCAGCGAAGAAAAGCTGAAGATCTATCTCGACGCCGGAGTGAACCGATTTAGTGTCGGAGCCCAAACTTTCGACGATCGTTTGCTAAAGATGGTTCATCGCGAGCATTCCGCGAAGCAAACCCTCGAAACACTGGACCTTTTAAGAAAGCACAATCTTAATTTTAGCTTTGATATCCTTTTCGCCCTTCCTTCACAAACGTTGGAAGGATTGAAAAATGATGTGCGCATTGCTGTTGAACAAGGTGCCAAGCACATCAGCCCCTATTGCCTCACCGTCCCTGATGGGCATCCTTTATCAAAGGGCCGCGCCATTGATGACGAGCAAGTTGATATGTTTGATTTCATCGCCCAAGAACTTACCGAGCATGGCTTTAAGCAGTACGAGATTTCCAACTTTGCTCTTCCAGGGCATGAGTCCCGACACAATATGCTTTATTGGATCGATGAACCTTATTGGGGAATTGGTCTGAGCTCTCATTCCTATACAAAAGAGTCCCCTTGGGGCACCCGCTATTGGAACATCAATTCTATTGGCGAATACAAAAAGCAAATACTTGAACATCAGGGCAAAGAGTTCACATCACCTGCGCTGCATCTTCCATCAGATCAGTTTGAGGCCCTCGAAATGCACCAGGCTCTTACGGACTTTTGTCATACTTCGATGCGTCTTATGCGGGGCCTCAACGAACGCACACTTCAAGAAAAGTTCCCAGCAACTGTATTCCACCAAGTTTCCAGCATTATGAATAAGCTGACTGATCGCGGCTGGGTTCAGCATGACGGAACAAATTGGTCGTTAACACGTGATGGCCTTGTTATTAGTAACAAAGTCTTCCAAGAACTTACCTTTTTAAAAGAAGATATCTAA
- a CDS encoding TraR/DksA family transcriptional regulator: MNSFINETIIMECRKKLLLQKQEILNRFRTAQREYIHTEKSGDEADQSVAHIAEHSFLVSQERMRNQLLEVEMALARIETGNFGMCEETEEPIEVERLLAVPWTRLSIEGAELREAVSRKYAR; the protein is encoded by the coding sequence ATGAACAGTTTTATTAACGAAACAATTATCATGGAGTGCCGCAAAAAGCTTCTTCTACAGAAGCAGGAAATCCTGAATAGATTCAGAACAGCCCAACGTGAATACATCCACACAGAAAAGTCAGGCGACGAAGCCGATCAATCTGTCGCACATATCGCGGAGCACTCTTTTTTAGTCTCACAAGAGCGCATGAGAAATCAACTGCTCGAAGTCGAGATGGCCCTTGCACGAATCGAAACTGGAAATTTCGGAATGTGCGAAGAAACGGAAGAGCCAATTGAAGTTGAAAGATTGCTTGCAGTTCCTTGGACTCGTCTCAGCATCGAAGGCGCAGAGCTTCGTGAAGCTGTAAGTCGTAAATACGCTCGCTAG
- a CDS encoding thermonuclease family protein, giving the protein MNKFAALFFSTLIAFTPISFARKKKPAEVFKISGQVERCHDGDTCRVQYGNKSLKIRFAGIDCPELSQKFGKDAKHFTEALLKGHKVDLECDGKSYDRLTCTVFLNGRNINQEIVKNGWAYDSTKYSHGRYIAAVSEAKRTRMGIWKDQNLMSPYCYRHKTNKKCQSDQSYMP; this is encoded by the coding sequence ATGAATAAATTTGCAGCTTTGTTTTTTTCCACCCTCATCGCATTCACTCCAATTTCCTTCGCCCGAAAAAAGAAGCCCGCTGAAGTCTTTAAAATTTCCGGGCAGGTTGAGCGCTGCCACGACGGAGACACCTGCCGGGTTCAATATGGTAATAAATCTTTGAAGATTCGTTTCGCCGGAATCGATTGCCCAGAGCTTTCACAGAAGTTTGGGAAAGATGCGAAGCACTTTACTGAGGCTCTTCTGAAGGGCCACAAAGTTGATCTTGAGTGCGACGGGAAATCCTACGACCGCCTAACCTGCACGGTGTTCTTAAATGGTCGGAATATCAATCAAGAGATCGTTAAAAATGGTTGGGCCTACGATTCTACGAAATACTCCCACGGAAGATATATAGCCGCCGTTTCGGAAGCCAAAAGAACGCGAATGGGAATTTGGAAAGACCAAAATCTTATGAGTCCCTATTGCTATCGTCATAAGACCAACAAAAAGTGCCAGAGCGATCAAAGCTACATGCCGTAA
- the lon gene encoding endopeptidase La yields the protein MSFDDKVLEIPQTLPMLPVRDIVVFPYMIIPLFVGRDSSIRSVEEALAKNRLIFLASQKDISEENPSPENIYTVGTIAMIMRMRKLSDGRVKILIQGVAKGRVKNYSKTSPSFEVAVEKIEDIPTQKTVVENEALIRTAKEHIERIIALGRPLSPDILLVLDDVSDPGRIADLIASNLGIKVDSAQKVLETHDATERLKIVNEILAAELEVMQTQGKTRGNAKEDMSKSQREYFLREQMKAIKNELGEQDSKSEEMDELRDKLTNAGMPPHVEAEAMKQLGRLERMHPDASEATMVRTYLDWMADLPWGKKSEDNIDLKRSKEILDEDHYELEKAKDRIMEFLAVRKLKPNLKGPILCFGGPPGVGKTSLGKSIARAMGREYFRIALGGVKDEAEIRGHRRTYVGAMPGKIIQALRQAKTNNPVIVLDEVDKLGSDFRGDPSAAMLEVLDPEQNATFRDNYLNVDFDLSNVLFIATANVLENIPPALRDRMEILNIPGYTENDKLLITKKHLIRRQVEANGITEENVSFTDEGIKYLIAGYTREAGLRNLEREVGSVCRKVAKMVVMGEKTFVEVNATTVPELLGPPRFLRDDKITDSQVGVVQGLAWTQAGGEVLTIEALKMKGKGHLTLTGQLGDVMKESAHAAMSYARAHMEELSIPEDFFDKYDIHIHLPAGAIPKDGPSAGITLTTALVSLMTGTPVRHDLAMTGEVTLQGRVLPVGGIREKCLAALNLGITNIVIPMACKKDLADIPKVFKDKINFIFAENLDEVFAVAFDRDAANQTKKPAVKKEAKKSKSLAA from the coding sequence ATGAGTTTTGACGATAAAGTATTAGAAATCCCACAGACACTTCCAATGCTACCTGTGAGAGACATCGTTGTTTTCCCTTACATGATTATCCCACTTTTTGTAGGACGTGATTCTTCTATTCGCTCAGTTGAAGAAGCTTTGGCAAAAAACCGCCTTATCTTCTTGGCGTCACAAAAAGATATCTCTGAGGAAAACCCTTCTCCGGAAAATATCTACACTGTGGGCACAATTGCGATGATCATGAGAATGAGAAAGCTTTCTGATGGTCGCGTAAAAATCCTTATCCAAGGTGTGGCAAAAGGCCGCGTTAAAAATTATTCCAAAACATCTCCTTCATTCGAAGTGGCTGTTGAAAAGATCGAAGATATCCCAACTCAAAAAACAGTTGTGGAAAATGAGGCTTTGATCAGAACAGCAAAAGAGCATATCGAACGCATCATCGCGTTGGGTCGCCCTCTTTCTCCAGATATCTTGTTGGTATTGGATGATGTTTCTGATCCAGGTCGCATCGCTGATTTGATTGCTTCAAACTTGGGTATCAAAGTTGATAGCGCTCAAAAAGTTCTTGAGACTCACGATGCTACTGAAAGACTTAAAATTGTTAACGAGATCTTGGCTGCAGAACTTGAAGTTATGCAAACTCAAGGTAAAACTCGTGGCAATGCAAAAGAAGACATGTCGAAATCTCAACGTGAGTACTTCTTGCGCGAGCAAATGAAAGCTATAAAGAATGAACTTGGCGAACAAGACTCTAAATCTGAAGAGATGGACGAACTTCGCGACAAGTTGACAAACGCTGGAATGCCACCCCACGTAGAAGCTGAAGCAATGAAACAGCTTGGACGTTTGGAGCGTATGCATCCAGATGCTTCTGAAGCAACAATGGTTCGCACTTACCTAGACTGGATGGCTGATCTTCCATGGGGTAAAAAGAGCGAAGACAATATCGATCTTAAGCGTTCAAAAGAAATTCTTGATGAAGATCACTATGAACTTGAAAAAGCAAAAGACCGTATCATGGAGTTCTTGGCTGTACGTAAACTTAAGCCAAACCTCAAAGGTCCAATCCTTTGCTTCGGTGGTCCTCCAGGAGTAGGTAAAACATCTTTGGGTAAATCTATCGCTCGCGCGATGGGCCGTGAATACTTCCGTATCGCTTTGGGCGGCGTGAAAGATGAAGCGGAAATCCGTGGTCACCGCCGTACATATGTAGGTGCGATGCCAGGTAAGATTATCCAAGCACTTCGCCAAGCGAAAACAAACAATCCAGTTATCGTACTCGATGAAGTTGATAAATTGGGTTCTGATTTCCGCGGTGACCCTTCAGCAGCGATGCTTGAGGTTTTGGATCCAGAACAAAATGCAACTTTCCGTGACAACTATTTGAACGTCGATTTCGACCTTTCAAACGTGTTGTTCATCGCGACTGCCAATGTATTGGAAAACATTCCACCAGCATTGCGCGATCGTATGGAAATCTTGAACATTCCTGGTTACACAGAGAATGACAAGCTTTTGATCACTAAAAAACATTTGATCAGAAGACAAGTTGAGGCAAATGGTATCACAGAAGAAAACGTCTCTTTCACAGACGAAGGTATCAAGTATTTGATCGCGGGCTACACTCGTGAAGCAGGACTTCGTAACCTTGAGCGTGAAGTTGGATCAGTTTGCCGTAAGGTGGCAAAAATGGTTGTGATGGGCGAAAAAACTTTTGTTGAAGTAAACGCAACAACAGTTCCAGAACTTCTTGGTCCTCCTAGATTCCTCCGCGACGATAAAATCACTGATTCTCAGGTTGGTGTTGTGCAAGGTCTTGCATGGACACAGGCTGGTGGCGAAGTGTTGACTATCGAAGCTTTGAAAATGAAAGGTAAAGGACATCTAACACTCACGGGTCAACTTGGCGACGTGATGAAAGAGTCCGCTCACGCGGCGATGTCATACGCTCGTGCACACATGGAAGAACTCAGTATCCCTGAAGACTTCTTTGATAAGTACGACATCCACATCCATTTGCCAGCAGGCGCGATCCCTAAAGATGGCCCTTCTGCAGGTATCACTCTTACAACAGCACTTGTAAGTTTGATGACTGGAACTCCTGTACGCCATGACTTGGCAATGACAGGTGAAGTGACTCTTCAAGGTCGCGTTCTTCCAGTAGGCGGTATTCGTGAGAAGTGTCTTGCAGCTTTGAACCTAGGTATTACGAATATCGTGATCCCAATGGCTTGTAAAAAAGACTTGGCGGATATTCCGAAAGTTTTCAAAGACAAGATCAACTTTATCTTCGCAGAAAACCTCGATGAAGTGTTCGCAGTAGCTTTCGACAGAGACGCTGCAAACCAAACAAAGAAGCCTGCGGTTAAAAAAGAAGCAAAAAAATCAAAGAGCTTGGCTGCCTAA
- a CDS encoding nucleotide exchange factor GrpE, whose product MSEENSSQNSNTGTAENAENSSEIQKLQDLAEKYKNDFLYLRAEFENYKRNAIKERSDLTKYGGERFIRDLLEVVDNFERALQVNVNADNIATYKQGVEMTAQELKSLLAKHSVQEIPSEGAPFDPAVHEALSAEATDKVAAGHIARVFKKPYKLHDKVIRTGQVVVAKKPE is encoded by the coding sequence ATGTCAGAAGAAAATAGCTCTCAAAACTCTAATACCGGTACAGCTGAAAACGCTGAGAACTCTTCAGAGATTCAGAAACTTCAAGATCTTGCAGAGAAGTATAAAAACGACTTCCTGTATCTGCGCGCTGAGTTTGAAAACTACAAACGTAATGCGATTAAAGAACGTTCTGATCTCACAAAATACGGCGGCGAAAGATTCATCCGCGACCTTCTTGAGGTTGTCGATAATTTCGAACGCGCTCTTCAAGTCAATGTGAACGCTGACAACATCGCGACATACAAACAAGGTGTTGAGATGACCGCTCAAGAATTGAAATCTCTTCTTGCAAAGCACTCTGTTCAAGAAATTCCGTCAGAAGGTGCTCCTTTTGATCCGGCGGTTCACGAGGCCCTCAGCGCCGAAGCCACCGATAAAGTGGCGGCGGGTCACATCGCACGCGTATTTAAAAAACCTTATAAATTACACGACAAAGTTATCCGCACTGGTCAGGTCGTTGTTGCGAAAAAACCAGAATAA
- a CDS encoding DnaJ C-terminal domain-containing protein: MSKKDFYSILNVPRSASPEEMKKAYRKLAMQYHPDKNPGDKKAEEKFKELSEAYETLSDPKKREMYDQFGHAGAQGFGGGAGGPFGGAGGFGGFGGGGGYNQSGSQGGDPFQDIFGDVFSDIFGAGGPRGAGQRTRRPTKGTDLRYTLNVSFEESALGCEKVISFVRQRGGKEESAKLSVNVPAGVKEGQRLKLAGEGDAGSVGSPGDLYVIIGVQEHPLFKRNENDVTLDLPVTYTDAILGTNIEVPTLTGKAMIRIPPGTHSGQTFRLKGKGFPKIGGFGSGDMLVRILVDTPHTLSARQKELMDELAKSAEPTPMVKAFQEKVSQLMRNRK; the protein is encoded by the coding sequence TTGTCTAAAAAAGACTTCTACTCCATTTTGAATGTTCCTCGCTCTGCTTCTCCAGAAGAGATGAAAAAGGCTTATCGCAAGTTAGCGATGCAATATCATCCGGATAAAAATCCTGGCGACAAAAAAGCTGAAGAGAAGTTCAAGGAGCTTAGCGAGGCTTATGAAACTCTGAGCGATCCTAAAAAGCGTGAAATGTATGATCAGTTTGGTCATGCGGGCGCACAAGGATTTGGGGGCGGAGCTGGTGGTCCCTTCGGTGGCGCCGGTGGTTTCGGCGGCTTCGGTGGCGGCGGAGGCTACAATCAAAGTGGCTCCCAAGGTGGAGATCCTTTCCAGGATATTTTCGGCGATGTCTTTAGCGACATCTTTGGCGCTGGTGGCCCGCGTGGCGCCGGTCAAAGGACTCGTCGTCCCACCAAAGGGACTGATCTTCGCTATACTCTTAATGTTTCTTTCGAAGAATCCGCTCTTGGATGTGAAAAAGTTATTAGCTTTGTTCGCCAACGTGGCGGCAAAGAAGAGTCCGCAAAACTTTCTGTCAACGTTCCTGCCGGCGTTAAAGAAGGCCAACGTCTTAAGCTTGCCGGTGAAGGTGACGCAGGATCTGTCGGATCTCCTGGTGATTTGTACGTCATCATTGGCGTGCAAGAACACCCTCTCTTTAAACGCAATGAGAACGATGTCACTTTAGATCTTCCCGTGACTTATACAGATGCAATTCTTGGAACAAATATTGAGGTCCCAACTTTGACTGGAAAAGCCATGATTCGCATTCCTCCTGGAACGCACTCTGGTCAGACCTTCCGTCTTAAAGGAAAAGGCTTCCCAAAAATCGGCGGCTTTGGATCTGGCGATATGTTGGTCCGAATTCTCGTAGACACTCCCCATACTTTATCTGCAAGACAGAAAGAGCTTATGGATGAACTCGCGAAGTCAGCTGAGCCTACGCCAATGGTTAAGGCATTCCAGGAAAAAGTCTCTCAGCTTATGAGGAACAGAAAATGA
- a CDS encoding type II secretion system protein, whose protein sequence is MNSRGMTLIEVMLAIGISVIGVSVFLFFVLSSRKHVTHVDRSIILKEILTDNVIELKGLQIADLTPMGQCLMRVYKADKTFVSESQVSLVSGKCPAPNIVDNQIYIGWQMEPGSTIDATFSSSGLKLPKYSDTLRKVTLQVWGWSDAEGKTQLNSQVVIFKR, encoded by the coding sequence ATGAACAGTCGAGGAATGACTCTCATCGAAGTAATGCTGGCCATCGGAATCTCCGTTATCGGAGTTTCCGTCTTTCTTTTTTTTGTGCTGTCTTCGCGCAAACATGTCACTCATGTGGATCGATCCATTATTCTAAAAGAGATTTTAACCGACAATGTGATTGAACTGAAAGGTTTGCAAATCGCGGATCTCACTCCGATGGGCCAATGTTTGATGCGAGTTTATAAGGCGGATAAAACATTTGTTTCCGAATCACAGGTAAGCCTGGTGAGCGGAAAATGTCCTGCTCCAAATATCGTCGACAATCAAATTTATATCGGCTGGCAGATGGAGCCTGGTTCAACTATTGACGCGACTTTTAGTTCCAGCGGTTTGAAGCTACCGAAGTACTCTGACACTTTGAGAAAAGTTACTTTACAAGTTTGGGGTTGGAGTGATGCCGAAGGCAAAACTCAGCTCAACAGCCAAGTGGTGATATTTAAAAGATGA